A window from Zingiber officinale cultivar Zhangliang chromosome 7A, Zo_v1.1, whole genome shotgun sequence encodes these proteins:
- the LOC121999480 gene encoding receptor-like protein 12 — MNSINGDIPENIGNLRNIQGLFLTFNLIKGVIPKSIGNLSKMSDLDLSNNFRIVGGIPETIGNLTALQNLDLSDNQINGKIPDSVGNLLQLDVLRISDNNISGLIPHTLGSLCNLSEIYLSGNTLSLSILLARLGLPTGLPKFGGSTGITPVGCHSLLPFSGITIGE; from the exons ATGAATTCCATCAATGGGGATATACCAGAAAATATTGGAAACCTCAGAAACATACAAGGTTTGTTCCTCACTTTTAACCTCATCAAAGGTGTAATACCGAAAAGCATAGGAAACTTGAGTAAAATGTCAGATCTGGACCTTTCTAATAATTTTAGAATTGTTGGAGGCATACCGGAGACTATCGGCAATCTAACAGCATTGCAGAATTTGGACTTATCAGATAATCAGATTAATGGAAAGATACCAGATTCAGTTGGGAATCTCCTTCAATTAGATGTTCTCAGAATCTCTGATAACAACATAAGTGGATTGATTCCTCATACCTTAGGAAGTCTATGCAACTTGAGTGAAATCTATCTCTCTGGGAACA CTTTGTCTCTTTCCATTCTTCTTGCTCGTTTGGGCCTTCCCACAGGTCTCCCAAAGTTTGGTGGAAGTACTGGAATAACTCCTGTTGGTTGCCATTCACTCCTACCATTTAGTGGCATAACTATAGGAGAATAA